A portion of the Lolium rigidum isolate FL_2022 chromosome 1, APGP_CSIRO_Lrig_0.1, whole genome shotgun sequence genome contains these proteins:
- the LOC124682944 gene encoding AT-hook motif nuclear-localized protein 23-like — protein MAGLDLGASSYLHHHHHNLHLSHDDAGGGSDDGQDALSPGSGGGGSTAGGAGIGGGEVVGRRPRGRPPGSKNKPKPPVIITRESANALRAHILEVAAGCDVFEALTAYARRRQRGICVLSAAGTVTNVTLRQPQSAQTGPTSPPVATLHGRFEILSLAGSFLPPPAPPGATSLSAFLAGGQGQVVGGSVAGALVAAGPVVVVAASFSNVAYERLPLEEGDEVVPPPVPDQAGGGMPFGADPSGGAAAGGLPFFNQLPMGMPPMPMDGHNGWPGAVGGVGRPPFS, from the coding sequence ATGGCAGGACTTGATTTGGGAGCCAGCTCCTAccttcatcaccaccaccacaaccTTCACCTCAGCCACGatgacgccggcggcggctcggaTGACGGCCAGGACGCACTCTCTCCGGGCAGCGGTGGGGGAGGGAGCACTGCTGGAGGCGCAGGGATAGGCGGTGGGGAGGTTGTCGGTCGACGCCCGCGCGGCCGACCTCCGGGATCCAAGAACAAGCCCAAGCCGCCTGTGATCATCACCAGGGAGAGCGCTAACGCGCTGAGGGCgcacatcctcgaggtcgccgccgGGTGCGACGTCTTCGAGGCGCTTACCGCCTACGCACGCCGCCGGCAGCGGGGCATCTGTGTGCTCTCCGCAGCGGGGACTGTCACGAACGTGACTCTCCGGCAGCCACAGTCTGCACAGACCGGGCCGACGTCGCCGCCGGTAGCTACGCTCCATGGCAGGTTCGAGATACTCTCCCTCGCCGGCTCCTTTCTCCCGCCTCCAGCGCCGCCGGGGGCCACCAGCCTCTCGGCCTTCCTTGCTGGTGGCCAGGGACAGGTGGTTGGCGGCAGCGTGGCCGGCGCACTCGTCGCTGCCGGGCCGGTGGTCGTCGTGGCCGCATCGTTCAGCAACGTGGCCTATGAGAGACTTCCTCTAGAGGAAGGCGATGAGGTTGTCCCTCCGCCGGTGCCTGACCAGGCTGGCGGGGGCATGCCGTTCGGAGCTGATCCGTCGGGCGGCGCCGCGGCTGGTGGGCTTCCGTTCTTTAACCAGCTGCCGATGGGTATGCCGCCAATGCCGATGGACGGCCACAATGGCTGGCCTGGCGCCGTCGGTGGTGTCGGGAGGCCGCCCTTCTCGTGA